One Burkholderia sp. 9120 genomic window, TACCTCGCGAAGCTCGACGCGCTCGGCTGGGTGATCGGCCTGACCGCCGACCACGGCATGAACGCCAAGCACGATCCGCAAACCGGCGAGCCGAACGTGATCTATCTGCAGGACGTGCTGGACGACTGGTTCGGCGACAGGACCACACGCGTGATCCTGCCGATCACCGATCCGTACGTGGTGCATCACGGCGCGCTCGGCTCGTTCGCGACGATCTATCTGCCGCGCGAGGTCGACGCCGCGCAGGTGATCGAACGGATCGGCCGCTTGCAGGGCATCGAAGCCGTGCTCGATAACCGCACCGCGTGCGAGCGTTTCGAGCTGCCGAACGACCGCGTCGGCGATATCGTCGTGGTCAGCACGAAGCATGTCGTGCTCGGCACGCGACGCGCCGACCATGATCTGTCCGGGCTCACGGTGCCGTTGCGTTCGCATGGCGGTATCTCCGAGCAGGAGGTGCCGTTGCTGTTCAACCGGCGTGTCGAAGGATTACCGTCAGGCAGCGGTGGCAAACGCCTGCGCAACTTCGATATCTTCGACATTGCCTTGAATCGCGTGTCGTCATCATGAACGCGACGCTGCGGGACCATCCGGCTTTTCGGGCGGAAGCGCTGCGGCTCAAAGGTGAGCGTGCCCTGCGCTCGCGCACGCTCGACGTGTTCGATCCGTATACCGGCACGCGCGTGGGCACGGTTCCGCTGGCCAGCGTCGACGACGTGCGCGCCGCGTTCGAATACGCCGCCGCGTATGACGCGAAACTCACGCGCTACGAGCGCTCGCAGATTCTCGAACGCGCGGCCGCGTTGTTGCGTGAGCGAACCGAGCAGGCGTCGGATCTGATTTCACTCGAGTCCGGTTTGTCGAAGCAGGATTCGCGCTACGAGATTGGCCGTGTCGCCGACGTGCTCAAGTTCGCGTCGATCGAAGCGTTGCGCGACGACGGCCAAAGTTTTTCCTGCGATCTGACGCCGCATGGCAAGCAGCGTCGTGTGTTTTCGCAGCGTGAGCCGTTGGCGGGCGTGATCGTCGCGATTACGCCGTTCAATCATCCGATGAACCAGGTCGCGCACAAAATCGCGCCGGCGATCGCGACCAACAATCGGGTGCTGTTGAAGCCGTCGGAAAAGGTGCCGTTGTCGGCGTTCTATCTCGCCGACGTGCTGTACGAAGCCGGCTTGCCCACGCCGATGCTGCAGGTGCTGACCGGCGATCCGCGCGAAATCGCCGACGAACTGATCACGCATCCGCTGGCGGAACTCGTTACGTTCACGGGCGGCGTGGCGATCGGTAAATACATTGCGGCGAAGGCGGCGTACCGGCGCGTGGTTTTGGAATTGGGCGGCAACGATCCGCTGATCGTGCTCGAAGACGCCGATCTCGAACGCGCCGCGACGCTCGCGGTGCAGGGCTCGTATAAGAACTCCGGGCAGCGCTGCACGGCAGTCAAGCGGATGCTGGTGCAGAAGAGCGTCGCGGCGGATTTCACCGATCTGGTGGTCGAGAAAACGCGGGCGTGGTCGTTCGGCGATCCGTTCGACGCGGCGAATCAGATGGGCACCGTGATCGACGTGGCCGCCGCGCAGCTTTTCGAAACGCGCGTGAACGAGGCTGTCGCGGCCGGTGCGCGGCTGCGGCTCGGCAACCAGCGCAACGGCGCGCTGTATTCGCCGACGGTGCTCGACGGCATCGATCCGTCGATGGCGGTGGTGCGTGAGGAAACCTTCGGGCCCGTGTCGCCCATCATCACCTTCGACACGCTCGACGACGCCATTCGCATCAGCAATGGGACGGCGTTCGGGTTGTCGTCGGGCGTGTGCACGAACCGGCAGGACGCGATCACGCGCTTCATCAACGAATTGCGCGTGGGCACCGTCAACGTGTGGGAAGTGCCCGGTTACCGGATCGAGTTGACACCGTTCGGCGGCATTAAAGATTCCGGGCTTGGCTATAAGGAAGGCGTTCAGGAAGCCATGAAGAGCTTCACCAATCTGAAGACCTTCTCATTACCGTGGGAGTAAGACCGTGGCATTGAGTTTGAACGACATCCGCTCGCTGTTCGAGCAGTACGGCAAGATCGCCTACAGCGGCGAGCCGGTGACGCAACTGGAGCATGCGCTGCAGAGCGGGGCGTTGGCGGAACAGGCGGGCGCCGGCGACGAGCTGGTCGCCGCGGCGTTCCTGCACGACCTGGGGCATCTGCTCAATCTGCAAGGCGAAACGCCGACGGAGCGGGGCATCGACGATCTGCATCAGTATTTCGCGCTGCCGTTTTTGCGGCCGGTGTTGTCGGACGCGGTGCTGGAACCGATCCGCTTGCACGTCGACGCCAAGCGCTGCCTGTGCGCGATCGACGACACGTACTTCGGGCAACTGTCCGCCGACTCCGTGCGGAGTCTGGAACTGCAGGGCGGCATTTTCAGCAGCGCGGAGGCGAGCGCGTTCCTGCAGAAGCCCTACGCGGAAGATGCACTGCGTCTGCGCAGATGGGACGATCTTGCCAAGGAAGAACATCGCGCGACGCCGGACCTCGATCACTATATGAACCTAGTCGAGCGAGTGATGAGCCGGCGTTTGGTTGCTTGAATGTGAGTGTTGTCTCTGCGCCCCGGCCGGTGCCGGGACGTGTCTTTTGCGCCAATTCTGGCGCGATCAATGCAGATCAAAATAACGCTTGCAAGGCCCTGCGCGGGTCGCTAGAATCTCGCTCTTTCGTGCTTCGGACACCGAGGCACGGGAGGCGGGGGAGCCAGCAATGGCAAGGGTTTCAGCGAAGTGAACGGGTTGAGAAAGTTATAAAAACCTGTTGACGACGTAGCGGAAGTTCTTCATAATCTCGTTTCTCTGCTGCAGATGCAGCGACGCAGAACGAAGCGGTGCCGGGTAGTTGTGAGGTTGGCGACACGTGGTGCTGGTTTGGTAGTGAATGCGTAATCGATCTTTAAAAATTAACAGCCGATAAGTGTGGGCGCTTGATGCGAGACGCGAGGTGGATCTTTCGGGGTCTGCCGCAAAGCGAAAGTATCAAGTCTCACACAGTAATGAAAGGAAGGTTTGACTGTCGAAAGACGATCGAACAATTCGTCAGTACGTTGAGTGAGCGACCGGTTCTTAACGGAACCGAAAAACAGTAACAGGTTTGAACTGAAGAGTTTGATCCTGGCTCAGATTGAACGCTGGCGGCATGCCTTACACATGCAAGTCGAACGGCAGCACGGGAGTAATCCTGGTGGCGAGTGGCGAACGGGTGAGTAATACATCGGAACGTGTCCTGTAGTGGGGGATAGCCCGGCGAAAGCCGGATTAATACCGCATACGCTCTACGGAGGAAAGGGGGGGATCTTAGGACCTCTCGCTACAGGGGCGGCCGATGGCAGATTAGCTAGTTGGTGGGGTAAAGGCCTACCAAGGCGACGATCTGTAGCTGGTCTGAGAGGACGACCAGCCACACTGGGACTGAGACACGGCCCAGACTCCTACGGGAGGCAGCAGTGGGGAATTTTGGACAATGGGCGAAAGCCTGATCCAGCAATGCCGCGTGTGTGAAGAAGGCCTTCGGGTTGTAAAGCACTTTTGTCCGGAAAGAAAACTTCTGTCCTAATACGGCGGGAGGATGACGGTACCGGAAGAATAAGCACCGGCTAACTACGTGCCAGCAGCCGCGGTAATACGTAGGGTGCAAGCGTTAATCGGAATTACTGGGCGTAAAGCGTGCGCAGGCGGTCCGCTAAGACAGATGTGAAATCCCCGGGCTTAACCTGGGAACTGCATTTGTGACTGGCGGGCTAGAGTATGGCAGAGGGGGGTAGAATTCCACGTGTAGCAGTGAAATGCGTAGAGATGTGGAGGAATACCGATGGCGAAGGCAGCCCCCTGGGCCAATACTGACGCTCATGCACGAAAGCGTGGGGAGCAAACAGGATTAGATACCCTGGTAGTCCACGCCCTAAACGATGTCAACTAGTTGTTGGGTCTTCATTGACTTAGTAACGTAGCTAACGCGTGAAGTTGACCGCCTGGGGAGTACGGTCGCAAGATTAAAACTCAAAGGAATTGACGGGGACCCGCACAAGCGGTGGATGATGTGGATTAATTCGATGCAACGCGAAAAACCTTACCTACCCTTGACATGTATGGAAGTCTGCCGAGAGGTGGATGTGCCCGAAAGGGAGCCATAACACAGGTGCTGCATGGCTGTCGTCAGCTCGTGTCGTGAGATGTTGGGTTAAGTCCCGCAACGAGCGCAACCCTTGTCCCTAGTTGCTACGCAAGAGCACTCCAGGGAGACTGCCGGTGACAAACCGGAGGAAGGTGGGGATGACGTCAAGTCCTCATGGCCCTTATGGGTAGGGCTTCACACGTCATACAATGGTCGGAACAGAGGGTTGCCAAGCCGCGAGGTGGAGCCAATCCCAGAAAACCGATCGTAGTCCGGATCGCACTCTGCAACTCGAGTGCGTGAAGCTGGAATCGCTAGTAATCGCGGATCAGCATGCCGCGGTGAATACGTTCCCGGGTCTTGTACACACCGCCCGTCACACCATGGGAGTGGGTTTCACCAGAAGTAGGTAGCCTAACCGCAAGGAGGGCGCTTACCACGGTGGGATTCATGACTGGGGTGAAGTCGTAACAAGGTAGCCGTATCGGAAGGTGCGGCTGGATCACCTCCTTTCTAGAGCTGAACGTGTCGAACGTTGAGCGCTCACGCTTATCGGCTGTGATTCTGAATGGACAATCTTCAGTGCATAGTGTTCTGCGAGCAGGTAATGCGCAGAGTACTTTGCATTGGCGATTGAGCCAGTCAGAGTGATACGTGGTTATAGCAACCATGATATCGGCTGTCGTTCTTTAACAATCAGGAAGAAGTAGTAAAGAGATTCACGAAAGCATATCTAGAGATGGGTGTGTGAGTAGGTGAATCAGGGTTGTGATTGTATCAATGTATGAAAAGGTGATCGAAAGATTGCCTTGGAATACGGCGCAACACGAATACTCAACCTGTAACGATGTGACCCGCGCTGCGTTCCCAGTGAACGCGGTATGAGACACACCCGTTATAGGGTCAAGCGAACAAGTGCATGTGGTGGATGCCTTGGCGATCACAGGCGATGAAGGACGCGGTAGCCTGCGAAAAGCTACGGGGAGCTGGCAAACGAGCTTTGATCCGTAGATGTCCGAATGGGGAAACCCACTCCGAATGGAGTATCCATGACTGAATACATAGGTCATGCGAAGCGAACGCGGTGAACTGAAACATCTAAGTAACCGCAGGAAAAGAAATCAACCGAGATTCCCAGAGTAGTGGCGAGCGAAATGGGATCAGCCTGTACTCTTTATCTTCATTGTTAGTCGAAGGCTCTGGAAAGTGCCGCCATAGCAGGTGATAGCCCTGTAGACGAAAACAGCGAGGAAGAACTAGGTGTACGACAAGTAGGGCGGGACACGTGAAATCCTGTCTGAAGATGGGGGGACCATCCTCCAAGGCTAAATACTCGTGATCGACCGATAGTGAACCAGTACCGTGAGGGAAAGGCGAAAAGAACCCCGGGAGGGGAGTGAAATAGATCCTGAAACCGCATGCATACAAACAGTAGGAGCCTCCTTGAGGGGTGACTGCGTACCTTTTGTATAATGGGTCAGCGACTTACATTCAGTGGCAAGCTTAACCGATTAGGGCAGGCGTAGCGAAAGCGAGTCCGAACAGGGCGATTCAGTCGCTGGGTGTAGACCCGAAACCAGGTGATCTATCCATGGCCAGGATGAAGGTGCGGTAACACGTACTGGAGGTCCGAACCCACTAACGTTGAAAAGTTAGGGGATGAGCTGTGGATAGGGGTGAAAGGCTAAACAAACCTGGAAATAGCTGGTTCTCTCCGAAAACTATTTAGGTAGTGCCTCGTGTATCACCTTCGGGGGTAGAGCACTGTCATGGTTGTGGGGTCCATTGCGGATTACTACGCCATAGCAAACTCCGAATACCGAAGAGTGCAATCACGGGAGACAGACATCGGGTGCTAACGTCCGGTGTCAAGAGGGAAACAACCCAGACCGCCAGCTAAGGTCCCCAAATATTGCTAAGTGGGAAACGAAGTGGGAAGGCTAAAACAGTCAGGAGGTTGGCTTAGAAGCAGCCATCCTTTAAAGAAAGCGTAATAGCTCACTGATCGAGTCGTCCTGCGCGGAAGATGTAACGGGGCTAAGCAATATACCGAAGCTGCGGATGCACATTTATGTGCATGGTAGGAGAGCGTTCCGTAAGCCTGCGAAGGTGCATTGAAAAGTGCGCTGGAGGTATCGGAAGTGCGAATGCTGACATGAGTAGCGATAAAGGGGGTGAAAAGCCCCCTCGCCGTAAGCCCAAGGTTTCCTACGCAACGTTCATCGGCGTAGGGTGAGTCGGCCCCTAAGGCGAGGCAGAAATGCGTAGCTGATGGGAAGCAGGTTAATATTCCTGCACCATTGTTAAATGCGATGGGGGGACGGATCGCGGAAGGTTGTCCGGGTGTTGGAAGTCCCGGTCCTTGCATTGGAGAAGGCGCTTAGGCAAATCCGGGCGCGGAATTCAAGGGTGCGAGGCCATTCACCTAGGTGAAGAAGCAATCGGAAGTGGTTCCAAGAAAAGCCTCTAAGCTTCAGTTTAACAAGACCGTACCGCAAACCGACACAGGTGGGCGAGATGAGTATTCTAAGGCGCTTGAGAGAACTCGGGAGAAGGAACTCGGCAAATTGGTACCGTAACTTCGGGATAAGGTACGCCCCTGTAGCCTGATGCGCCTGCGCGCGTAGGGTGAAGGGGTTGCAATAAACTGGTGGCTGCGACTGTTTAATAAAAACACAGCACTCTGCAAACACGAAAGTGGACGTATAGGGTGTGACGCCTGCCCGGTGCCGGAAGATTAAATGATGGGGTGCAAGCTCTTGATTGAAGTCCCGGTAAACGGCGGCCGTAACTATAACGGTCCTAAGGTAGCGAAATTCCTTGTCGGGTAAGTTCCGACCTGCACGAATGGCGTAACGATGGCCACACTGTCTCCTCCCGAGACTCAGCGAAGTTGAAGTGTTTGTGATGATGCAATCTCCCCGCGGCTAGACGGAAAGACCCCATGAACCTTTACTGTAGCTTTGCATTGGACTTTGAACCGATCTGTGTAGGATAGGTGGGAGGCTATGAAGCGTGGACGCCAGTCTGCGTGGAGCCATCCTTGAAATACCACCCTGGTTTGTTTGAGGTTCTAACCTTGGTCCGTAATCCGGATCGGGGACAGTGCATGGTAGGCAGTTTGACTGGGGCGGTCTCCTCCCAAAGTGTAACGGAGGAGTACGAAGGTACGCTAGGTACGGTCGGAAATCGTGCTGATAGTGCAATGGCATAAGCGTGCTTAACTGCGAGACCGACAAGTCGAGCAGGTGCGAAAGCAGGTCATAGTGATCCGGTGGTTCTGTATGGAAGGGCCATCGCTCAACGGATAAAAGGTACTCTGGGGATAACAGGCTGATACCGCCCAAGAGTTCATATCGACGGCGGTGTTTGGCACCTCGATGTCGGCTCATCTCATCCTGGGGCTGTAGCCGGTCCCAAGGGTATGGCTGTTCGCCATTTAAAGAGGTACGTGAGCTGGGTTTAAAACGTCGTGAGACAGTTTGGTCCCTATCTGCCGTGGGCGCTGGATATTTGAAGGGGGCTGCTCCTAGTACGAGAGGACCGGAGTGGACGAACCTCTGGTGTACCGGTTGTCACGCCAGTGGCATCGCCGGGTAGCTATGTTCGGAAGAGATAACCGCTGAAAGCATCTAAGCGGGAAACTCGCCTTAAGATGAGATATCCCCGGGGCTTCGAGCCCCTTGAAGGGTCGTTCAAGACCAGGACGTTGATAGGTCAGGTGTGGAAGCGCAGTAATGCGTTAAGCTAACTGATACTAATTGCCCGTAAGGCTTGATCCTATAACAGGTGTGTCTCTCTCTCGACCCGCGTTAGCGCTTTAGCGCTTACACGGGTCCGATCCCCGAAGGGGAAGACACACGGTTGAGATCAGTGTTGTGCAATACAGGCACAACCCAAAGTAACACTGAGAGGCATCCTCTCAACTACTTCTTCCAGATTGGCTGTATTGCCCCAAAGGCAGTGCGGCAACAAGTCATGCCTGATGACCATAGCGAGTCGGTACCACCCCTTCCCATCCCGAACAGGACCGTGAAACGACTCCACGCCGATGATAGTGCGGATTGCCCGTGTGAAAGTAGGTAATCGTCAGGCTCCCTAGCAGAAAACAGAAACCCCACCCAAAAAGGTGGGGTTTCTGTCGTTTACGGCCGTGGAAATAGCACGACATACGCCACCGCTCACTAGCAATCACGCGTGCAAAAAGAACCGCACAGACTCATGCACGCGCAAACAACGGCACACCTAGATTGCCGCGCGCTTAGCTCCAACCATCCAACGCGGCCCGCAGGGCCCAAACGACATCAAACTACCCCTGCGGCACCTGTCGTCAGCTCGATATCACTGCGCGCTAATGTCGCCTGTACCGCTTAAGCCTGCCGGAACCGTCGCATCGATAGTCATCTGGCCGACTTCGGCCAGCAACGCCTCATCGCGTGCAATGACTTTCGGCAGGTGTGTGCGCAAGAATTCAACCCATGTCCGTGTCTTCGCGTCGATAAACTTGCGTGACGGATACAGCGCGTAAACATTCATCTTCTGTAGCGTATATTCGGGTAAAACACGCAATAACGTGCCGTCACGCAATCCCGAAATCGCCGCGTAAAGCGGCACCATGCCGATCCCCATTCCCTCTCGAATCGCCACAATCAGCGATTCGGCGATGTTGACATGCACCGGCCCATTCACTTCCATCATCTCGCTGCCATTCGGGCCGTCGAGCAGCCAATCGTGAGGCGGAAATGCCGGCGTGTGCAGAATCAGACACTCGTGATGCGCGAGGTCTGCAGGCTTCTGCGGCGCGCCATGCGTGCGCACATAACCCGGCGACGCGCACAAAATGCTAAAAGTCGTCCCCAGCGGTAGCGACACGAGATCCGAATTGGGTAGCGTCGACGCACCGATCACCGCGACGTCGGCACTGCCTTCGAACAGATCCGGCATGCGCTGCGACAACGTCAACTCGACGGTCACCTCCGGATATTGCGCGCGATAGCGCGAAATGGCCGGCAGCACGTAGTGTTGGCCGATGCTGGCAAAACTATGCATGCGTAGCGCGCCGCTTGGTCGTTCGTGTGCGCAACTCGCTTCTTCTTCTGCAGTGCCGACATCGGCGAGTATCTGCTGACATCGTGTCAGATAACGCTCGCCGGCCGTGGTGAGGGCGAGTCGTCGCGTCGAACGGTTTAGCAAGCGGGTGCGTAGGTGAGCTTCGAGTTCCGAGACCGCGCGCGACATCGCGCCGGTCGTCGAATTAAGCGACTGCGCGGCGCCGGTAAAACTACCAGCTTCGACCACGCGTACGAACACTCGCATATTTTGTAACGTATCCATCGATCCTTCTATTTCACGGCTGAGGCCGTATTGTCCGCCTGCCGGGCAAGCGCATTGTTGTTCGTTCTGGAAGGGACGTTTAGCCGCAGTCCTCTTAATGTGCGCATTGCATGCTCCTACAATCGGCGCCTGGCTTGCCGGTGCGCATCTGCATCATCCTGTTCACCGGCGCTTCTCTTTGTGGCAAACCGGAGCGCACAGCTTTCCGATGAAACGTCAACATGCGATCAGACCGACGGCGGACTTCCGCCGGCAGTGGAACGTCATGTTGCACAGGCTTAGTCCGGCGCTTCGCGATTGGGCAAACAGCGACGGTCTGATCTGGCTGCATCTGCTGAAAACGGTCACCGCGGGTCTGTTGGCGCTGGGCATTGCGATGCTGCTGGATCTGCCGCAACCGCGCATTGCCATGACGACGGTGTTCGTGCTGATGCAACCGTTCAGCGGCATGGTGCTCGCGAAGAGTTTCTACCGGATTCTCGGCACCGCGGTGGGCACGCTCGCCGCGCTGGCGCTCGGCGCGCTGTTCGTCCAGCAGCCCGAGTTGTACATGCTCGGCATGATCGGCTGGGTAAGCGCGTGTATCGCGGCGGCGGTCCGGTATCGGCATTTCAGGTGGTACGGCTTCGTGCTGGCGGGTTATACCGCCGCGCTGATCGGTATTCCGAACGTCACGGCGCCGCATGATCTGTTTCTGGCGGCGCTCACGCGCGCGGCGGAGGTGGCGGTTGGCATTGTGTGTTCGAGCGCGGTGAGCGCGTTGATCGTGCCGCAGCGATCCAGTCTCGCGCTGCGTCGCGCGCTGCAAACCCGCTACGCAAATTTTACTGCGTTCGCCGCCGATGTGCTGAATCGCGGCATCGAGCGAGGTCAGTTCGAGCGGCGTTTTGCGGACCTCGTCGACGAAATCGTCGGCTTCGAAGCGACCCGCACGTTCGCCACTTTCGAAGATCCGGCGATGCGTTCACGCAGTCAGCATCTCGGCCGTTTGAACGGCGAATTCATGGACGCCTGCGCTCGTCTGCATGCCCTACATCAACTGCTTAAACGTCTGCGAGCCAATGGTTCGGAGTCGAAAGTCGGCGCGATAAAGCCGTATTTCGATGAGCTGGCCGGACTCCTTTCGCCGCCCTCCGGGACACTCGCCATGGCCGATGCGACCGGCGTCGCTAGCCGTTTGCGGCGCTTTCAGGCGACCTTGCCACGTCGCGTGCGTGAAACGAGACGGCCGCTGGAGGCCGCGCCCACGGAATCGCTGGCGGACTTCGATACGTCGGCGGAACTGTTGTACCGCTTCGTCGACGAATGGATCCGCTATTCGGAGACTTACGCGTCGTTAGCCGCGCGGCGCAAACCGGCGGAGACGCGGCAACGCAACGCTAGCCGCTACGTGAGCCGGACGAACGGCTTTGTCGTCGCGTTCACGTTTATCCGCTCCGCCGCGGTCATGGCGATCGTCGGCTGGTTCTGGATCGAGACCGATTGGCCGAGCGGCGGTCTTGCCGTGATCGGCGCGGCATT contains:
- the phnY gene encoding phosphonoacetaldehyde dehydrogenase, with amino-acid sequence MNATLRDHPAFRAEALRLKGERALRSRTLDVFDPYTGTRVGTVPLASVDDVRAAFEYAAAYDAKLTRYERSQILERAAALLRERTEQASDLISLESGLSKQDSRYEIGRVADVLKFASIEALRDDGQSFSCDLTPHGKQRRVFSQREPLAGVIVAITPFNHPMNQVAHKIAPAIATNNRVLLKPSEKVPLSAFYLADVLYEAGLPTPMLQVLTGDPREIADELITHPLAELVTFTGGVAIGKYIAAKAAYRRVVLELGGNDPLIVLEDADLERAATLAVQGSYKNSGQRCTAVKRMLVQKSVAADFTDLVVEKTRAWSFGDPFDAANQMGTVIDVAAAQLFETRVNEAVAAGARLRLGNQRNGALYSPTVLDGIDPSMAVVREETFGPVSPIITFDTLDDAIRISNGTAFGLSSGVCTNRQDAITRFINELRVGTVNVWEVPGYRIELTPFGGIKDSGLGYKEGVQEAMKSFTNLKTFSLPWE
- a CDS encoding phosphonate degradation HD-domain oxygenase; its protein translation is MALSLNDIRSLFEQYGKIAYSGEPVTQLEHALQSGALAEQAGAGDELVAAAFLHDLGHLLNLQGETPTERGIDDLHQYFALPFLRPVLSDAVLEPIRLHVDAKRCLCAIDDTYFGQLSADSVRSLELQGGIFSSAEASAFLQKPYAEDALRLRRWDDLAKEEHRATPDLDHYMNLVERVMSRRLVA
- a CDS encoding LysR family transcriptional regulator — translated: MDTLQNMRVFVRVVEAGSFTGAAQSLNSTTGAMSRAVSELEAHLRTRLLNRSTRRLALTTAGERYLTRCQQILADVGTAEEEASCAHERPSGALRMHSFASIGQHYVLPAISRYRAQYPEVTVELTLSQRMPDLFEGSADVAVIGASTLPNSDLVSLPLGTTFSILCASPGYVRTHGAPQKPADLAHHECLILHTPAFPPHDWLLDGPNGSEMMEVNGPVHVNIAESLIVAIREGMGIGMVPLYAAISGLRDGTLLRVLPEYTLQKMNVYALYPSRKFIDAKTRTWVEFLRTHLPKVIARDEALLAEVGQMTIDATVPAGLSGTGDISAQ
- a CDS encoding FUSC family protein, encoding MKRQHAIRPTADFRRQWNVMLHRLSPALRDWANSDGLIWLHLLKTVTAGLLALGIAMLLDLPQPRIAMTTVFVLMQPFSGMVLAKSFYRILGTAVGTLAALALGALFVQQPELYMLGMIGWVSACIAAAVRYRHFRWYGFVLAGYTAALIGIPNVTAPHDLFLAALTRAAEVAVGIVCSSAVSALIVPQRSSLALRRALQTRYANFTAFAADVLNRGIERGQFERRFADLVDEIVGFEATRTFATFEDPAMRSRSQHLGRLNGEFMDACARLHALHQLLKRLRANGSESKVGAIKPYFDELAGLLSPPSGTLAMADATGVASRLRRFQATLPRRVRETRRPLEAAPTESLADFDTSAELLYRFVDEWIRYSETYASLAARRKPAETRQRNASRYVSRTNGFVVAFTFIRSAAVMAIVGWFWIETDWPSGGLAVIGAALACALTSTAPNASKMAMQMAAGAVLATMTGYLFTCYVYPNIDGFPLLCAMLAPVLALGAFIATRKRAAGYGIGFSVFFCLLAGPDNVVTYAPDLLINNGIALTASMLVAALAFAVIFPADMPWLVERIMGDLRAQVVSACKDELPGLNQRFQSSTHDLTAQLRMLLTRRSRRRRDALRWMLATLEVGHAVIDLRNETARAAYAAALHPRWNASLERTCDDLARLFARPNAQALERALVSVRAATWIAQDVLGIVHVERDKRHDVQRILSCLHFIRTALLDKDAPFNA